TCAGGGCCTCGGTGAGCAGCTGGTCGGCGGGGACGATGCGGGAGACCAGGCCGGCGCGTTCGGCTTCCTCGGCGGGCATCATGCGGCCGGTCAGGCAGAGGTCCATGGCCTTGGCCTTGCCGACGGCGCGGGTGAGGCGCTGCGAGCCGCCGATGCCGGGGATGACGCCGAGCTTGATCTCCGGCTGGCCGAACCTGGCGGTGTCGGCGGCGATCAGGATGTCGCAGAGCATCGCCAACTCGCAGCCGCCGCCGAGCGCGTAGCCGGCGACGGCGGCGACCACGGGCTTGCGGAGGCGGCCGAGCTCGTCCCAGGGGCCGAGCCAGTCGTCGAGGTAGACGTCCGGGAAGCGGTTGTCCTGCATCTCCTTGATGTCGGCGCCGGCGGCGAAGGCCTTCTCGGACCCGGTGACCACCAGCGCGCCGATCTCCGGGTCGCGGTCGAAGGCCTTCGCCGCCGCCACCACCTCGTTCATCAGCTCGGTGTTGAGCGCGTTGAGCGCCTCGGGACGGTTGAGGGTGATGATGCCGACCCGGCCCTTGCGGTCGACCAGGATCGTCCTGTACTCGGTCATCGCCGCTTATCCTCTCCACGCTGAGCGGAACTCTGACGGTGCATACGATCTCCGAACGCCGCCCCGGATGCCAGTCTCGACAGGCGAGACGATGGTCACCTCGACAGCCGCAGGTCACCGCCCTCGGGGACGGCGAAGAAGCGTTCGACGTCGGCGGCGGTCACCTCGGCGAGGGCCGCGGGCCGCCACTGCGGGTTGCGGTCCTTGTCGACGACCTGGGCGCGGATCCCCTCGACCAGGTCGTGGTGGGCGAGGGCGGCGCAGGAGATCCGGTACTCCTGGTCGAGGGCGGCGGCCAGCGAGGGCAGCGCGCGGGCCCGGCGCAGCGCGGCCAGGGTGACCTTGAGCATGGTCGGGGACTTGGCGTGCAGCTGCTCCGCGGCGTCCTTGGCGGCCGGCAGGCCGGTGGCCTCCAGCCGCGCCAGGATCTCCTCGACGGTGTCGGCGGCGTAGCAGTGGTCGATCCACTCGCGCTGCTCGGCGAGTTCGGACGGCGGGGCGGGCTCGGCGAACGGCGTGATCGGCTCGCCGGCGGCGAGCGCCGCGGTGAGGGCGGGGAGCGCGGCGGAGCGGACGTAGTGGTCGGCGAAGCCGCAGTACACGGCGTCGGCGCCGGTCATGGTGGCGGCGGTGAGGGCCAGGTGGGTGCCGAGCTCGCCGGGGGCGAGGGCCAGCAGGCGGCTGCCGCCGACGTCGGGGACCAGTCCGATCCGGGTCTCCGGCATGGCGACGGCGGAGCGTTCGGTGACCACCCGGACCGCGGCGTGCGCGGACAGGCCGACCCCGCCGCCCATGGTGATGCCGTCCATCAGCACCACGTACGGCTTGGGGTAGCGGGAGATCAGCTCGTTGAGGGGGTACTCGACCCGGAAGAAGGCCCGGCCGCCGGCGCCGCCGAGCTTGGCGTCGTCGTGGATGGCGCGGATGTCGGCGCCCGCGCACAGGCCGCGCTCACCGGCGCCGGCGAGCAGGACGGCGGCGACCTCGGGGTCCTCGGCCCAGGCGTCCAGGGCGGCGCGGACGGTCTCCAGCATGGCGTGGGTGAGGGAGTTGAGGGCGCGCGGCCGGTTCAGGGTGATCCGGCCGAGGCGGCCGACCCGCTCGACCAGTACGTCCTGCTGCGTGTCCATCGCCACCGCTCCCGTCCGGAAAGTACGAAGATTCCTGGTGTGCACCGTACCGGGCCCGCCGGGCGGGTCGGCGGGCCCGGTACGACGGGGTCAGCAGGGCCGCAGCGGAGTGGTGAGCAGGACGACCCGGGGGGCGGGGGCGACCTCCTGCGGTGCGAAGCCGCAGAGCAGCACCGGGCGGGCGGCGCCGGGGGCGAGCGGCATCGCCTGGGTCTGCGGGACGGGCATCAACAGGTTGGCGGCGGCGAGCGCGGCTCCGCAGACCAGGGTGCGCAGCTTCATCATCGGGGGTCCTCCGGGGAGAGAGTTGTCCGCAAACGGTCGCGGCCTCTCCCTTCGGCGCCGGGCGTGGGCGGCCCGGCTCGGGGGGAGGTCGCTGGGTGTGCGTCAACTTCTAGCGGCGGGCGCGTCCGCGGCCCCGGAATCTCACCCGTGTGGCGGCGTGCTGCGGGCGCGCCGTTGACGCGCCCGCAGCCTGACGGAGGATCAGCTGCTCAGTGGCTCAGCCGATGATCCGTCCGGTGACCTCGCCGAAGCCGACCCGCAGGCCCCCCGGCCCGGGGGCGGTGGCGGTGATGGACACCTCGTCGCCGTCCTCCAGGAAGGTGCGGGAGGTGCCGTCGGGGAACTTGAGCGGGTGCTCGCCGTTCCAGGTCAGTTCGATGAGCGCGCCGCGGGTGTCCGGCTCGGGGCCGGAGACCGTGCCGGAGGCGTACAGGTCGCCGGTGCGCAGGCTCGCGCCGTTGGCGGTGAGGTGGGCCAGCTGCTGGGCGGCGGTCCAGTACATGGTGGCGAACGGCGGCCGGGAGATGCGGCGGCCGTTGAGCGACACCTCCATCGCCAGGTCCAGGCCCCAGGGCTCGGCGGCCCGGTCGTCCAGGTAGGGCAGCGGTTCGACGTCGCGGACCGGCGGGGCGACCCGGGCGTGCTGCAGGGCGTCCAGCGGGACCACCCAGGGGGAGACCGAGGTGGCGAAGGACTTGCCGAGGAACGGGCCGAGCGGCACGTACTCCCAGGCCTGGATGTCGCGCGCCGACCAGTCGTTGAGCAGGCAGACGCCGAACACGTGCTCGGCGAAGTCGGCGAGCGCGACGGGGGCGCCCATGGCGCTGGGCGTGCCGACCACGAACGCGACCTCCGCCTCGATGTCCAGGCGGCGGGTCGGGCCGTGGTCCGGCGCGGCGTCGGCGGGGGCCTTGCGCTGGCCGTGCGGGCGGGTCACGGGGGTGCCGGAGACCACGACGGTGCCCGCCCGGCCGTGGTAACCGATCGGCAGGTGCTTCCAGTTGGGGGTGAGCGGCTCCTGGCCCGGGCGGAAGATCTTGCCCAGGTTGGTGGCGTGGTGCTCGGAGGCGTAGAAGTCGACGTAGTCGGCGACCTCGAACGGCAGGTGCAGCTCCACGTCGGCCAGGTCCAGCAGACAGCGCTCGACGGCCGGGCGGTGGGCGGCGTCGGTGAGCCACTCGGTGACTGCTCCGCGCGCCGCCTGCCAGGTCGAACGCCCGGACGCCATCAGCGGGTTGAGGCTCTCGGCGTCCAGCAGCGCGGACGGGCTGCCGACCGCCCGGGCGGCCGCGCCGGCGTCCAGCACCCGCTCGCCGATCCGGACGCCGATCCGCCGCAGGCCGGGCCGGTCGGCGGCGGTGAACACTCCGTAGGGGAGGTTGTGCACGCCGAACGGCGAGTCTTCGGGCAGGTCGAGCCAGGTCGCGGTGGTGCTCAAGAGGTCTCCAGGAGGCCGAGTCGGGCGAGGTCTTCCAGCGGCTCGGCGATGCTACAGGTGCCGAACGAGGTGAAGGCGTGTCGGATCCGGCCGACCTGATGCTCCGTCAGCGACTCGACAGCGGTGGCGAGTCGGGCCCCGTCCCGTTCGGCGAGCAGCTCGGTGGCCCGCGCCCGGTCGGAAGTCCCGGCCGCCAGCAGCAGGTTGAGGAAGCCGTGGTGCTCGTAGCCGGTGCCGAGGTCGGTGTGCCGCACCGCGTTGTGCAGGCCCGCCGTGCACTTGTACGGCAGCGAGCGCTCGGCGCAGCCCACCAGGAAGTCGGCGAGCTCCGTCACCGACGGGAAGGCGGCGTGACCGAGGCCGCCGGTGCGGTACTTGGCGCGGTAGCGGGTGCCGGCCAGGGCGTCCAGGCCGTCCGCGAGGGCGGCCGATCGGGGCAGCTCGACGGCCGCCCCGACCCCGTCCGGCAGCAGCGCGTCCAGCTCGGCCACCGCCGCCCGGACGTCCTCGCCCGCCGCGTACTCGACGGTGGCGACGGTCAGCCCGTCGGCGGCCTTCAACGCCTCCGCCAGCCGGCCGCTCGGCACCACCAGGCCGACGGCGAACTCCGGTTCCAGCGCGCGCAGTTCGGCCAGCCGGTCGACGGGCGCCAGCAGCGGGCCGACCGCCCCGGCGTACGGGGCGGCGCGGTGCGCCCGGTGCGCGGGGACGGCCTCGGCCAGCGGCAGGTCGCCGGGCGGGAAGACCGCCGCGTCGTCGAACAGCCCCCGGTACAGCTCGGGTACGTTCATCGCCTCGCCCAGGTCCACGCGTAGTTCGGGTCCTCGCTGGCGGTGGCGGCCTCGCCGAGCTCCAGCGGGCGGAAGGTGTCCACCATCACCGCCAGCTCGTCGAAGAACTCCACGCCGATCGAGCGCTCGTAGGCGCCCGGCTGCGGGCCGTGGGTGTGGCCGCCCGGGTGCAGCGAGATCGACCCCTGTCCGATGCCGGAGCCCTTGCGGGCTTCGTAGTTGCCGCCGCAGTAGAACATCACCTCGTCACTGTCCACGTTCGCGTGGTAGTACGGGACGGGGATCGACAGCGGGTGGTAGTCCACCTTGCGCGGCACGAAGTTGCAGATCACGAAGTTGTTGCCCTCGAACACCTGGTGGGCCGGCGGGGGCTGGTGCACCCGCCCGGTGATCGGCTCGAAGTCCGCGACGTTGAACGCGTACGGGTACAGGCACCCGTCCCAGCCCACCACGTCGAACGGGTGGTTCGGCACCGTGTAGCGCGTGCCCACCACGCCGTTCGTACCGCGGTGCTTGACCAGCACGTCCACCTCGCCGCCGTCCACCAGCAGCGGGCCGTCCGGCCCGCGCAGGTCCCGTTCGCAGTACGGCGCGTGCTCCAGCAGCTGGCCGTACTTGGACAGGTAGCGGCGGGCCGGGGTGATGTGGCTGTTGGCCTCGATGCAGTACGCCCGCAGCGGCGCCCCGCCGGTCGGCACCCAGCGGTGGGTGGTGGCCCGCGGGATCACCACGTAGTCGCCCTGGCCGACCGTCAGCGAGCCGAACACCGTCTCCAGCTCGGCCGTTCCGGACTCCACGTACACGCACTCGTCGCCCAGGCCGTTGCGGTACAGCTCGCTGGGCGCGCCCGCCGCCACGTAGGAGATCCGCACGTCCGCGTTGCCGAGCACCAGCCGGCGGCCGGTGACGGCGTCCGCGGACTTCCACTCCTCGCCGGGGAACAGCTCGTGCAGCTTCAGGTGGCGGGGGAGCAGCGGGAGGTTGGCGGTGGTGGACTGGTCCGGCAGCTCCCACACCGAGGCGGCCGTCACCGCCGAGGGGATGTGCCGGTGGTACAGCAGCGAGGAGTCCGAGAAGAAGCCCTCCTCGCCCATCAACTCCTCGTAGTAGAGGCCCCCCTCGGGGGTGCGGTGCTGGGTGTGCCGCTTGGGCGGCACCGAGCCCAGCTGCCGGTAGTACGCCATCGTCCCGCTTCTCCCTGTCGCCCTCGAAGTGCCGGTCAGAGGTTGCCGCGCCGGTCCTGCTCGCGCTCGATGGCCTCGAAGAGGGCCTTGAAGTTGCCCTTGCCGAAGCCCAGCGAGCCGTGCCGCTCGATGAACTCGTAGAACACGGTCGGCCGGTCGCCGATCGGCTTGGTGAAGATCTGCAGCAGGTAGCCGTCCTCGTCGCGGTCCACCAGGATGCCGCGCGACTTCAGCTCCTCGATCGGGACCCGCACCTTGCCGATGCGCTCGCGCAGCTCCGGGTCGTCGTAGTAGGAGTCCGGGGTGTTCAGGAACTCCACGCCGCGCGAGCGCAGCACGTCGACCGTGGTGAGGATGTCGTTGGTGGCCAGCGCCATGTGCTGGCAGCCCGGGCCGGTGTAGAACTCCAGGTACTCGTCGATCTGCGACTTCTTCTTGGCGACGGCCGGCTCGTTCAGCGGGAACTTCACCCGGTGGTTGCCGCTCGCCACCACCTTCGACATCAGCGCCGAGTAGTCGGTGGCGATGTCGTCGCCGACGAACTCCGCCATGTTCACGAAACCCATCACGCGGTTGTAGAAGGACACCCACTCGTCCATCTTGCCCAGCTCGACGTTGCCCACCGCGTGGTCCAGCGCCTGGAACAGCCGCTTCGGCGCGCCCGCCGGCCGGACCACCGTCGACTCGCGCGCCACGTAGCCCGGCAGGTACGGGCCGGTGTAGCGGGAGCGGTCGACCAGGGTGTGCCGGGTCTCGCCGTAGGCGGCGATCGCCGCGCGCCGCACGGTGCCGTGCTCGTCCGAGACGTCGTTCGGCTCCTCCAGGATCGTGGCCCCCTGGGCGCGGGCGTGCGCGATGCACTTGTCGACGTCCGGGACCTCCATCGCCAGGTCCACCACGCCGTCGCCGTGGCGGCGGTGGTGGTCCAGCAGCGGGCTGTCCGGCGACACCCCGCCCTTGATCACGAACCGGCAGGAGCCGGAGCGCAGCACGAACGCCTTCCGGTCGCGGCGGCCGGTCTCCGGGCCCGAGTACGCCACCAGCTCCATGCCGAACACGGCCTGGTAGAACTGCGCCGTCTGGGTCGCGTTGCCGACCACGAAGACCACCGCGTCCTGCGCGGTGACCGGGAACGGGTCGGTCGTGGCGTCGTACTCGACCAGGCCCACCAGGGTGCGCAGCTGCTCGGCCGTCAGTCCGGCCTCCAGCTCTTCGGGGGTCAGTTCCACAGCGGCGTCGGCGGTCATCGGTGCATTCCTCCACGTCGAGGTCGGTTGCGCAGAGCTTGCTCCTGCTCGGTGAGGTGGGCAACAGGTCCGATTCCGGCTGCTCAATGTGTACAAGATGAGCAGCGGTGCGGGGTCATGACCGGGCGGATTGTTCAGTGATTCCCCCGATCGCCGCCCGGCCGGCCGTCCGCACCCGCCGTGAGGTGGTGGACGAACCACTGTGCGGCGAGCTCCGCGACCACCTCCAACGCGCCCGGCTCCTCGAACAGGTGGCCGGCGCCGGGCACGATCTGCAGCGCGGCCGGGCAGCGCAGCGCGGCCCTGGCCCGGCGGTTGAGCTCGACCACCTCCTCGTCCGCGCCGCCGACGATCAGCAGCGTCGGGGCCTCCACCTGCGGCAGCCGGGCCTCGGCGAGATCCGGGCGGCCGCCGCGCGAGACGATCGCCCCCGGGTCGACGCCCGGCTCGGCCGCGGCCCACAGCGCGGCCGCCGCGCCCGTGCTGGCGCCGAAGTACCCGAACGGCAGGCCGGTGAGCGCCGGGTGGTGGTTCAGCGCGTGGGTGGCCTCCACCAGGCGGCCGCCGAGCAGCCCGGGGTCGAACACCTTCCAGCGGTCGTCCGCCTCACGGGGCGTCAGCAGGTCGAACAGCACGGTGGCCAGGCCGTTGCCGTGCAGCTCCGCCGCCACCCGGCGGTTGCGCGGGCTGGCCCGGTTCGAGCCGCTGCCGTGCGCGAACAGCACCACCGCCGCGGCCCGGTCGGGCACCGCGACGGCGGCCGGGCCGGCCGCCAGCGGCAGTTCGTACTCCGTGACAAGGGGGGACCCGTGGTGCGCCGGCCGGTCCAGGGCGGCGATCACCTCGGCGTCGGTGGTCTGCCGGAAGTCGCGGTAGAACTCGCCGACGGCCAGGAACCGGGACGGCGCGTGCACCGCGACGTACTCGTCCGCCGCGCCGCCGAGCCGCGCCGTCCAGTCGTGCGGGGCGACCGGCACCGCCAGCACCACCCTGGCCGCGCCCCGCGCCCGGACGATCCGGCACGCCGCCAGCGCCGTCGACCCCGTCGCCACGCCGTCGTCCACCACCAGCACCGTCCGTCCGGCCAGCGGCAGCGGGGCGTGGCCCCGGCGGTACGCGGCGGCGCGGCGGGCCAGCTCCGCGCGCTCCCGGGCCTCGACGGCGGCGAACTCGTCCGCGGCGACGCCGACCGCGTCCACGATCTCCTGGTTGACCACCCGCGCGCCGTCCTCGCCGACCGCGCCCATCGCCAGCTCGGGCTGGCCCGGCGCGCCCACCTTCCGGATCACGCACACGTCCAGCGGGGTCCGCAGCGCCCGGGCGACCTCGGCCGCCACCGGCACTCCGCCCCGCGGCAGTGCCACCACCACGGCATCGCGGAACTCGGCGGCGGCGAGGGCGGCCGCGAGACGTCGTCCCGCATCGGCCCGATCGGTGAACTGCATGGCGGAACCTCTCCGCTCTCCACGGTACGCGCGGGCGGGGTCCGGGGCAGGTCCCCGCCCGCTGACGCTCCGTCCGTCGGCGCTCGCGCTCCGCGTCCGCGAATTCCGGCAAGCGGAAAGATAAGTAGCGAATAAGGACAAACCGGTGGGTAGCGTTATTTATCGCTCCGAGCGGGTAGCGACCAGTTGGCTCGCATGTCCCGACTACGAGGAGGTGGTCCCGGTGTCGACCCAGCTACCGTCGGGTATGGAACACCATCCGGACATTCTGGCCCTGCGTGAGCAGGCTGAGCGCGTCACCTCGACGACCGCAGGGCAGGGAACCGAGGCGCTGGCGATCTGTGCCGGGCTGTTCCTGGCGATCTCGCCGTGGGTGGTCGGCTACACCGGCTTCGCCGGGCTGACCGTCAGCAACCTGGTCCTCGGTATCGCCTACGCCGTCCTGATGGCCGGCTACGGCCCGGCCTTCGGCCGCACCCACGCCCGCGCCTGGGCCTGTGTGGCGATCGGCGCATGGACGGTCATCGCCCCGTGGGCCGTCAACGGCGGAGCGCACATCCGCCGGACGATCCTGACCAACGTGATCACAGGTGGCGTCATGACCTGCCTGGCGCTGGCCGCAGTCGGCATGGCCTTCGCCGGGATGTCCGGCAGGGCGAGCCGCCGCGGCTGACCCGTCCGTCGATCCACCACCCCGCCCGCCCCGGCCCCGCGACCGGGACGGGCGGTCGCGCGTCTACCGGCGGACCTCGGTGAGGACCAGCCGCTCGCCCGGGAAGCCCGCGACCTCGACCGGTGCGCCGAGGCCCCCGCCGAGGTTCAGGTGGAACAGCGGCTCCATGAACAGGAGTTCGGCGACCTCCTGCTCGGCCGCGGTGAGCGCCGGAGCGAAGGACGCCGCGCCGGACCACACGCCGTCCTCGACCCGGACCTCGACCACGACGCCGAAGTCGCCCAGGCAGACCGAGTCGTTCGCCCACCACTCGAGGCGCGCGGGCCCCCGCCAGATGTCCACGGCGCCAGTATGCCCGGTGGCCGGAGGGTGAACGGCCCGTACGGGATCGGTCACGGCGGGGTGCGGGCGGGCATGGCCGCGCCGGTCGGCGGGCAGCCAGGGTGCGGGAGGGGTGGGAGAGATGCGCGGGCGGGAGCGGGAGTTGGCGGGGCTGCGGGAGCGGGTCCGGGTGGTGCGGGAGCAGGGCGAGGCGCGGCTGCCGGAGCTGGTGGAGGCGCTGCACCGGTGGTGCGCGGCCCTGATGGGGGACCGGGCGCGGGCCGCCGAGCTGGAGGCCGCACTGGTCGAATGCGTGGACGCGGCGCGGCGGTTGGCGCGCAGCCGGCCCGAGTACCTGCCGGGGCTGGCGGCCGCGCTGTACCGGCAGTCGCTGGTGCTGGGGACGCAGGGCGGGCGGTCCGGCGCGCTGCCGGTGGCCGGCGAAGCGGTCGGGCTGTACCGGGAGCTGGCGGACGAGGACGGCCGGGTGTTCGGCCCGCCGCTGGCCGCCGCGCTGGAGAACCTGGCCAACCAGCTGGCGGGCGTGGGCGCCCGGCAGGAGGCGGTGACGGTAGTCCGCGAGGCGGTGGCGTTGCGGCGGCGGCTCGCCGACCGGCACCCGGACGCCGAGCGGGCGGCCGAACTGGCCTCGGCGCTGGCGGACCTGGGGATCGTGCTGGGCGAGGCGGGCCGGCACGAGGAGGCGCTGGGCCCGGCCCGCGAGGCGGTGGTCAAGTACCGGGCGCTGGGCGGCGGGCAGGGCCCGGAGCGGGTCGCGTACTGGGCGGCGCTGCTGAGCCTGGCGCAGGAGTTGGAGCACACCGGCCGGCGCCAGGAGCGGGACCGGCTGCTGGTGGAGATCGGCGAGACCCGTCGGCGCGCGGCCCGGCGGAACCCGGAACTGGTCGCGCACCTGGATGCCGCGCTGCAGGCCGGCGGGTACCGGGTCGGTGCCACCGGGCTCCCCGAGCGGATCGGGCCGCCCCCGCCGCGGGACGCGCCGCCGGCGGACCGTCCGCGCGGGATCGCCGAGCTGACCGCCCGCGGGCATGCGATGGCGGCGCGCGGCGAGGTGGCCGGGGCGGTGGCGGCGTTCCGGGAGGCGGCGGCCGCGGCGCGCAAGCTGCCCGCCGAGGACGTGCGGGCCCGGCTGACGCTGGCGGCGGTGCTGCACGACCTGGGCCTCGCGCTGGGCTGGGCGGGCCGTCCGGCCGAGGCGGTGCCGGTGCTGCAGGAGTCGGTGTGGCGCTACCGGGCGCTGCTGGCCTCCCGCGGTGCGCCGGTGCGGCCGCTGCTGGCCGAGGCGCTGGACACGCTCGGGTCGCGGCTGGCCGCGGTGGGCCGGCACCGGGAGGCGCTGGCCGCGACCCGGGAGGCGGTGGAGGTGCAGGAGCCGGCCGCCGAGTGGCCCGAGGCCGAGCGTGAAGTGCGGGAGCTGGGGCGGATGTTGAACAACCTGAGCATCCGGTACGCGGACCTGGAGCGGCATCCGGACGCCCGGGACGCCTCGCGCCGCTCGGTGGCCAGGTACCGAGAGGTGGCCTCCGAGGAGCCCGACCACCTGTCGGGACTGGTGCACGCACTGGCCAACCTGGCGCTGCGCGAGGCCCGGTTGGAGCACACCGGGCCGGTCCCCGCGCTGGTGCGCGAGACGATCGGGCTGATCGACCGGCCGGTGCGCTTCCCGCCGGGCTCGCAGCGCGCCCAACTCGCGGAGTCGCTGCGCTGGTTGGCCTGGTACCTGCGCCGCCACCGGGAGCGTGGCACGGCCCGCCTGGCCGAGCGGGCCGCCGCGCGACTGGAGAGCTGACGACCGATCAGTCGGCCCGCTGCGGGCGGGTCATCCGCAACACGTCGAGCGCCTCGTCGAGTTGGGCCTCGGTCAGCAGCCCGCGCTGCACGTAGCCCCGGTCGAGGACGACCTGGCGGATGGTGCGGCGTTCGGCGAGGGACTGCTTGGCGACCTTGGCGGCCTCCTCGTAGCCGATGTACCGGTTGA
The DNA window shown above is from Streptomyces sp. TLI_171 and carries:
- a CDS encoding enoyl-CoA hydratase/isomerase family protein translates to MDTQQDVLVERVGRLGRITLNRPRALNSLTHAMLETVRAALDAWAEDPEVAAVLLAGAGERGLCAGADIRAIHDDAKLGGAGGRAFFRVEYPLNELISRYPKPYVVLMDGITMGGGVGLSAHAAVRVVTERSAVAMPETRIGLVPDVGGSRLLALAPGELGTHLALTAATMTGADAVYCGFADHYVRSAALPALTAALAAGEPITPFAEPAPPSELAEQREWIDHCYAADTVEEILARLEATGLPAAKDAAEQLHAKSPTMLKVTLAALRRARALPSLAAALDQEYRISCAALAHHDLVEGIRAQVVDKDRNPQWRPAALAEVTAADVERFFAVPEGGDLRLSR
- a CDS encoding SPW repeat protein — encoded protein: MEHHPDILALREQAERVTSTTAGQGTEALAICAGLFLAISPWVVGYTGFAGLTVSNLVLGIAYAVLMAGYGPAFGRTHARAWACVAIGAWTVIAPWAVNGGAHIRRTILTNVITGGVMTCLALAAVGMAFAGMSGRASRRG
- a CDS encoding homogentisate 1,2-dioxygenase; its protein translation is MAYYRQLGSVPPKRHTQHRTPEGGLYYEELMGEEGFFSDSSLLYHRHIPSAVTAASVWELPDQSTTANLPLLPRHLKLHELFPGEEWKSADAVTGRRLVLGNADVRISYVAAGAPSELYRNGLGDECVYVESGTAELETVFGSLTVGQGDYVVIPRATTHRWVPTGGAPLRAYCIEANSHITPARRYLSKYGQLLEHAPYCERDLRGPDGPLLVDGGEVDVLVKHRGTNGVVGTRYTVPNHPFDVVGWDGCLYPYAFNVADFEPITGRVHQPPPAHQVFEGNNFVICNFVPRKVDYHPLSIPVPYYHANVDSDEVMFYCGGNYEARKGSGIGQGSISLHPGGHTHGPQPGAYERSIGVEFFDELAVMVDTFRPLELGEAATASEDPNYAWTWARR
- a CDS encoding enoyl-CoA hydratase, giving the protein MTEYRTILVDRKGRVGIITLNRPEALNALNTELMNEVVAAAKAFDRDPEIGALVVTGSEKAFAAGADIKEMQDNRFPDVYLDDWLGPWDELGRLRKPVVAAVAGYALGGGCELAMLCDILIAADTARFGQPEIKLGVIPGIGGSQRLTRAVGKAKAMDLCLTGRMMPAEEAERAGLVSRIVPADQLLTEALTVAETVAAMSLPAAVMMKESVNRAFETTLAEGVRFERRLFHAAFATADQKEGMAAFAEKRRPDFTNK
- a CDS encoding tetratricopeptide repeat protein; translated protein: MRGRERELAGLRERVRVVREQGEARLPELVEALHRWCAALMGDRARAAELEAALVECVDAARRLARSRPEYLPGLAAALYRQSLVLGTQGGRSGALPVAGEAVGLYRELADEDGRVFGPPLAAALENLANQLAGVGARQEAVTVVREAVALRRRLADRHPDAERAAELASALADLGIVLGEAGRHEEALGPAREAVVKYRALGGGQGPERVAYWAALLSLAQELEHTGRRQERDRLLVEIGETRRRAARRNPELVAHLDAALQAGGYRVGATGLPERIGPPPPRDAPPADRPRGIAELTARGHAMAARGEVAGAVAAFREAAAAARKLPAEDVRARLTLAAVLHDLGLALGWAGRPAEAVPVLQESVWRYRALLASRGAPVRPLLAEALDTLGSRLAAVGRHREALAATREAVEVQEPAAEWPEAEREVRELGRMLNNLSIRYADLERHPDARDASRRSVARYREVASEEPDHLSGLVHALANLALREARLEHTGPVPALVRETIGLIDRPVRFPPGSQRAQLAESLRWLAWYLRRHRERGTARLAERAAARLES
- a CDS encoding phosphoribosyltransferase family protein; the encoded protein is MQFTDRADAGRRLAAALAAAEFRDAVVVALPRGGVPVAAEVARALRTPLDVCVIRKVGAPGQPELAMGAVGEDGARVVNQEIVDAVGVAADEFAAVEARERAELARRAAAYRRGHAPLPLAGRTVLVVDDGVATGSTALAACRIVRARGAARVVLAVPVAPHDWTARLGGAADEYVAVHAPSRFLAVGEFYRDFRQTTDAEVIAALDRPAHHGSPLVTEYELPLAAGPAAVAVPDRAAAVVLFAHGSGSNRASPRNRRVAAELHGNGLATVLFDLLTPREADDRWKVFDPGLLGGRLVEATHALNHHPALTGLPFGYFGASTGAAAALWAAAEPGVDPGAIVSRGGRPDLAEARLPQVEAPTLLIVGGADEEVVELNRRARAALRCPAALQIVPGAGHLFEEPGALEVVAELAAQWFVHHLTAGADGRPGGDRGNH
- the hppD gene encoding 4-hydroxyphenylpyruvate dioxygenase, which translates into the protein MTADAAVELTPEELEAGLTAEQLRTLVGLVEYDATTDPFPVTAQDAVVFVVGNATQTAQFYQAVFGMELVAYSGPETGRRDRKAFVLRSGSCRFVIKGGVSPDSPLLDHHRRHGDGVVDLAMEVPDVDKCIAHARAQGATILEEPNDVSDEHGTVRRAAIAAYGETRHTLVDRSRYTGPYLPGYVARESTVVRPAGAPKRLFQALDHAVGNVELGKMDEWVSFYNRVMGFVNMAEFVGDDIATDYSALMSKVVASGNHRVKFPLNEPAVAKKKSQIDEYLEFYTGPGCQHMALATNDILTTVDVLRSRGVEFLNTPDSYYDDPELRERIGKVRVPIEELKSRGILVDRDEDGYLLQIFTKPIGDRPTVFYEFIERHGSLGFGKGNFKALFEAIEREQDRRGNL
- the fahA gene encoding fumarylacetoacetase — translated: MSTTATWLDLPEDSPFGVHNLPYGVFTAADRPGLRRIGVRIGERVLDAGAAARAVGSPSALLDAESLNPLMASGRSTWQAARGAVTEWLTDAAHRPAVERCLLDLADVELHLPFEVADYVDFYASEHHATNLGKIFRPGQEPLTPNWKHLPIGYHGRAGTVVVSGTPVTRPHGQRKAPADAAPDHGPTRRLDIEAEVAFVVGTPSAMGAPVALADFAEHVFGVCLLNDWSARDIQAWEYVPLGPFLGKSFATSVSPWVVPLDALQHARVAPPVRDVEPLPYLDDRAAEPWGLDLAMEVSLNGRRISRPPFATMYWTAAQQLAHLTANGASLRTGDLYASGTVSGPEPDTRGALIELTWNGEHPLKFPDGTSRTFLEDGDEVSITATAPGPGGLRVGFGEVTGRIIG